One window from the genome of Musa acuminata AAA Group cultivar baxijiao chromosome BXJ1-4, Cavendish_Baxijiao_AAA, whole genome shotgun sequence encodes:
- the LOC135661438 gene encoding probable ubiquitin-conjugating enzyme E2 16: protein MHNRRPLFSLSLYLSLRTTPLLRRCRRSMTSSSAASRKALSKIACNRLQKELVEWQVNPPAGFKHKVTDNLQRWVIEVIGAPGTLYANEKYQLQVDFPEHYPMEAPQVIFLHPAPLHPHIYSNGHICLDILYDSWSPAMTVSSVCISILSMLSSSTAKQRPPDNDRYVRNCRNGRSPKETRWWFHDDKV from the exons atgCATAATAGACGcccccttttctctctctctctctatctctcgctCCGCACGACACCTCTTCTCCGCCGCTGCCGCAGAAGCATGACCAGCTCCTCCGCCGCTTCTCGCAAG GCCCTGAGCAAGATCGCTTGCAACAGGCTCCAGAAAGAGCTGGTGGAATGGCAAGTCAACCCACCGGCCGGTTTCAAGCACAAGGTCACCGATAACCTCCAAAG GTGGGTGATCGAGGTGATCGGAGCGCCCGGCACGCTGTATGCCAACGAGAAGTACCAGCTGCAGGTCGATTTCCCGGAGCATTATCCCATGGAAGCTCCACAG GTCATATTTCTGCATCCTGCGCCTCTTCATCCGCACATCTACAGCAACGGGCACATATGTTTAG ATATCTTATATGACTCCTGGTCACCAGCAATGACTGTAAGCTCTGTCTGCATCAGCATTTTATCCATGCTATCCAGCTCGACAGCAAAG CAACGTCCGCCTGATAACGATCGATACGTGAGGAACTGTAGGAATGGTAGGTCTCCCAAGGAGACTAGATGGTGGTTCCATGATGACAAAGTGTAA